One window from the genome of Natrialba magadii ATCC 43099 encodes:
- a CDS encoding geranylgeranyl reductase family protein, with the protein MSTQEQSAAGSTPEAETRSPDVVVVGAGTSGCYAAATIAQAGYEVVVLERKTEEEAGHIACGDALKGADAFPDAIPKSKLEPAFTNTGVDHGRFEIPQEDTVLEIPVPGELAVIDRWEYGRRIIEGAAEAGADFHYDTVVQNVTQEADDGRVTGVEAIRKGQPLTYEADIVIDAAGALSVLQDNVDFSTSTFDTNVNYSHFCSAYREVVHVEEPVEWSDALVFKPTERAAGYLWYFPRTETEINAGLGFQMTEEPMKLVDDLKHDLENRAEFDGAEVDDKLGAALPTRRPYDSAVHPGYMAVGDAAGHVNPTTGGGIAGAAYAGKYAAEQAIEGLETGDVSEKALWEYNERVMDHFGARYAALDVYNILSTAIDVDDLMGLLAAMPGEKLAEALYEGSTSVGPKLAFESLLNSRGHWGTIWTLFQTKRRADDLLELYDHYPDHPAALEHWQQRRDDVMEAVYEATGADPKY; encoded by the coding sequence ATGAGCACACAGGAACAGTCGGCTGCCGGGTCGACGCCCGAGGCCGAAACCCGATCACCCGACGTGGTCGTCGTCGGCGCGGGGACGTCGGGTTGTTACGCGGCGGCGACGATTGCGCAGGCGGGCTATGAGGTTGTCGTCCTCGAGCGCAAAACCGAGGAGGAGGCGGGCCACATCGCCTGCGGTGACGCCCTGAAGGGAGCCGACGCGTTCCCCGACGCGATTCCGAAGTCCAAACTCGAACCCGCGTTTACCAACACCGGCGTCGATCACGGCCGCTTCGAGATTCCACAGGAGGATACCGTCCTCGAAATCCCGGTTCCCGGCGAACTCGCCGTCATCGACCGCTGGGAGTATGGCCGACGCATTATCGAGGGAGCGGCGGAGGCAGGCGCTGACTTCCACTACGATACTGTCGTCCAGAACGTCACGCAGGAAGCCGACGACGGCCGCGTCACCGGTGTCGAGGCGATCCGGAAGGGCCAACCGCTCACCTACGAGGCCGACATCGTCATCGACGCCGCGGGCGCGCTCTCGGTGTTGCAGGACAACGTCGACTTCTCGACCTCGACGTTCGACACCAACGTCAACTACTCACATTTCTGTTCGGCCTACCGCGAGGTCGTCCACGTCGAGGAGCCAGTAGAGTGGTCGGACGCGCTCGTGTTCAAGCCGACCGAACGCGCTGCGGGCTACCTCTGGTACTTCCCGCGCACGGAAACCGAAATCAACGCCGGCCTCGGCTTCCAGATGACCGAAGAGCCGATGAAACTCGTCGACGACCTCAAACACGACCTCGAGAACCGTGCCGAGTTCGACGGTGCCGAGGTCGACGACAAACTCGGCGCTGCATTGCCGACTCGCCGGCCGTACGACTCGGCCGTCCACCCCGGCTACATGGCCGTTGGCGACGCCGCAGGCCACGTTAACCCCACCACCGGCGGCGGCATCGCTGGTGCAGCCTACGCCGGCAAATACGCTGCCGAACAGGCTATCGAGGGACTCGAGACGGGCGACGTCAGCGAGAAAGCCCTCTGGGAGTACAACGAACGCGTGATGGACCATTTCGGCGCTCGCTACGCTGCACTGGACGTCTACAACATTCTCTCGACGGCCATCGACGTCGACGACCTGATGGGGCTGCTCGCCGCGATGCCCGGCGAGAAACTCGCCGAGGCCCTTTACGAGGGCAGCACCAGCGTCGGCCCGAAGCTCGCGTTCGAGAGCCTGCTCAACAGTCGCGGTCACTGGGGCACCATCTGGACGCTGTTCCAGACTAAACGCCGCGCCGACGACCTGCTCGAACTCTACGACCACTATCCCGACCATCCCGCCGCACTCGAGCACTGGCAACAGCGACGTGACGACGTGATGGAGGCGGTCTACGAGGCGACCGGCGCTGATCCAAAGTACTGA
- a CDS encoding 2Fe-2S iron-sulfur cluster-binding protein, with translation MTEYTIEFVGTGETITCSDKETILSRCLEEGIAQEYSCRVGMCLACSAEIIEGEVTQPAARGFTEEEAEAYALTCMARPQSDLKLERGKYPPSIESDLEAGEAGNAGGDTAAADD, from the coding sequence ATGACCGAATACACGATCGAGTTCGTCGGCACGGGCGAGACGATCACCTGCTCGGACAAGGAGACCATCCTGAGCCGCTGTCTCGAGGAGGGCATCGCCCAGGAGTACTCCTGCCGTGTTGGCATGTGTCTGGCCTGCTCGGCCGAAATCATCGAGGGTGAGGTCACTCAGCCAGCGGCCCGTGGGTTCACCGAGGAGGAGGCAGAAGCCTACGCCCTGACCTGCATGGCGCGCCCGCAGTCGGACCTCAAACTCGAGCGCGGCAAGTACCCGCCGAGCATCGAATCGGATCTCGAGGCGGGCGAGGCCGGGAACGCAGGCGGCGACACTGCGGCAGCCGACGACTGA